Within Ignavibacteriota bacterium, the genomic segment GTCCGAGATTCAGGTGGCCGATAAATGCCGTCTGCGGCACCCAACCGTGTTCGTCGAACAGCGCGACCTTGAACCCGAGTTCGACCGGCGCGAGCGAGGTATGGACGACGGCGCCGTGCCCGCCGCTGAAGGGTTCCGCGGCAAGCCGCAGCTCGACGCGGTCGCTTACACCGAATCGGAAAAGTGACGAAGGGTGGCGGTAATGCCGCTCGAGCTTCTCCACCTCGATGCTGAAGCCGTGCTCGCCCTGCACATGGAGGGCGGGAACAGTGCTCGCACATTCGGTCTGGTCCGGCCGGTCCGTCTCCATGGGAACTCGTCGCGACTGAGCGTCGAGCCGCGCGGAGGGGAACAGGAACGAGAAAAATACAAGCAGGGTCAGAAGATATGGTGTGTATTGCATGGTGCTCTGTTTATGTGAATTCCTGGCCGAGGCACGAATATTTCGCAACGTCGTGTGCGGACCGCGCGCGGAGTTTTCCGTGCAGGCGGGGCGGAGAATTGTCGGGGAATTGTTGCGCGACGATACACATTACGCGAGGGAAAACCAAGCCGCGCGGCTCCAGCCTGCCGGCACATCCGCGCACGCGCCCGCGCTGAATGAAAGAGTCATACGTATTTGCCTGTGTAAAATCTCTGCTTTGATGTCTGAATTGTTCCGAAGTGTGTATATTGTGGCATCGTATCCACTCGGTCAATCGAACGAACATGTCTCGACGCACCTGGTTGATTTAAGAAGTCCGTTTCCCCCATAGTGGCGGCACGGCT encodes:
- a CDS encoding transporter, with the translated sequence MQYTPYLLTLLVFFSFLFPSARLDAQSRRVPMETDRPDQTECASTVPALHVQGEHGFSIEVEKLERHYRHPSSLFRFGVSDRVELRLAAEPFSGGHGAVVHTSLAPVELGFKVALFDEHGWVPQTAFIGHLNLGRLATKDEQVPFTSPAFRFALAYDLGAGTGLGINLGSEMDGRNATMIFLYTLAFSVDLDEHFGAYVEIYGDDPEGGHPASHSFDGGLTLLVSPNLQLDVSGGVGLVDIALDYFAGVGVSWRLPR